A region of Elusimicrobiota bacterium DNA encodes the following proteins:
- the glgC gene encoding glucose-1-phosphate adenylyltransferase gives MIRSKVLGIIMAGGKGERLMPLTNERGKPAVPFGGKYRIVDFVLSNFANSEIFSVYVLVQYLSQSLIDYLRLSWSNRGLVPGHFITVVPPQMRMGEMWYRGTADSVSQNLNLIRDFDPDYVAVFGADHIYRMDVGQMLAYHVEKQAQVTISALPVPIAEAKSFGILNVTKAGRLTAFDEKPKNPKPMPGDPDFAYSSMGNYIFNRDVLEEVLTEDIKKETGHDFGKNILPSLLDKCRIYAYNFKSAPLPGQKEYEEPGYWRDVGNLESFWSAHMDLLGEKPRLDLNNDDWPIMAGRYNGPPARVLGRQVEDSILSEGVVVKDAFVRHSVIGRGVVIESGAVIEDSVLMDHCIVGKNCRFRRVVADRFNVFPDNTSIGQDIEADQKAGYHVDKSGIVAIGRGRSKWAHLKR, from the coding sequence ATGATCCGTTCAAAAGTCCTCGGCATTATCATGGCGGGGGGGAAAGGCGAGCGTCTGATGCCCCTCACAAACGAGCGCGGAAAGCCCGCGGTCCCCTTCGGGGGAAAATACCGCATTGTGGATTTTGTGTTGAGCAACTTCGCCAACTCCGAAATTTTTTCCGTTTACGTGCTGGTTCAATACCTGTCCCAATCGCTCATCGATTATCTGCGTCTCAGCTGGTCCAACCGCGGGTTGGTGCCCGGCCATTTCATTACCGTTGTGCCGCCCCAAATGCGCATGGGGGAAATGTGGTATCGGGGCACCGCCGACTCCGTTTCGCAAAATCTTAATTTGATCCGGGACTTTGATCCCGATTACGTGGCGGTGTTCGGGGCGGACCACATTTATCGGATGGACGTGGGGCAAATGCTCGCCTACCATGTGGAAAAACAGGCCCAGGTGACCATTTCCGCTTTGCCCGTTCCCATCGCCGAAGCCAAATCTTTCGGTATTTTGAACGTGACGAAGGCGGGGCGGTTGACCGCCTTTGACGAAAAGCCCAAGAACCCGAAACCTATGCCGGGGGACCCCGACTTCGCCTATTCCTCCATGGGGAACTATATTTTCAACCGCGATGTTTTGGAAGAAGTTCTCACCGAGGACATCAAAAAAGAAACCGGCCACGATTTTGGGAAAAACATTCTGCCGTCTCTTCTCGACAAGTGCCGCATCTACGCGTACAACTTTAAATCCGCTCCGTTGCCCGGCCAAAAGGAATATGAAGAGCCGGGCTATTGGCGGGATGTGGGGAACCTGGAATCTTTTTGGTCCGCCCACATGGATCTCTTGGGAGAAAAGCCTCGGTTGGATTTGAACAACGACGATTGGCCCATCATGGCGGGGCGCTACAACGGACCGCCGGCGCGGGTGTTGGGTCGGCAGGTGGAGGATTCCATTTTGAGTGAAGGCGTGGTGGTGAAAGACGCTTTCGTCCGCCACTCCGTGATCGGTCGCGGGGTGGTGATCGAATCCGGGGCCGTCATCGAAGACAGCGTTCTGATGGACCACTGCATCGTCGGGAAAAATTGCCGGTTCCGCCGCGTGGTGGCCGATCGGTTCAACGTATTCCCCGATAATACGAGCATCGGCCAGGACATCGAAGCCGACCAGAAGGCCGGCTATCATGTGGACAAATCCGGCATCGTCGCCATCGGTCGCGGTCGAAGCAAGTGGGCCCACTTAAAAAGATAG
- a CDS encoding response regulator, whose translation MNPEQFRILIVEDRPEDRELVEHELQKAKVLFVSRGVDNREAFLKELKEFSPDIVLSDFALPQFDALEAMAVLRHYLPEVPFILVTGAQSEEVAVECMKRGADDYILKSTLKRLPSAVLNAVKARDIRRQKEEAEENLRGQEAQVRLIAEHSRDLIYLLDQKGQFTYASPSFERSLGLSPKDLVGRKGFTLVHPDDKTAARVAFQAALEKRIDRTVQFRYKHKNGTWPLFESIVSWALDEKGVPVKAVVVARNVEERKRLEEQVRQAQKMEAVGRLAGGVAHDFNNLLTVINGYSDLLLRSLDRMDPRRADVEEIKETAGRAATLTQQLLAFSRRQITQPTVLDMNQVVANLEKMLRRLIGENIVLKTVRAPDLWRVRLDMGQLEQVLLNLSVNSRDAMPSGGTLTVETANVDVPVPPPGARADVPPGSYGVLTVTDSGSGMEAETLAHLFEPFYTTKEKGRGTGLGLSTVYGIVQQSGGHIRVTSEVGHGTCFRLFFPRVEEGLSVREKGAETDEFLKGNETILLAEDDRSVRNLAVRILSLSGYHVLEASSGEEALRVAQDQTEPIDILVTDVVMNGMTGPELARQFLSSHPGTRVLYLSGYMETDTHNNILQEVESSFLAKPFRPRDLVQRVRQVLDGVFEKPNKPDPPSPSA comes from the coding sequence GTGAACCCCGAGCAGTTCCGCATCCTGATCGTGGAAGACCGCCCGGAAGACCGCGAGCTGGTGGAACACGAGCTTCAGAAGGCGAAAGTTCTTTTCGTTTCTCGCGGGGTGGACAATCGGGAGGCGTTTCTCAAGGAGTTGAAAGAATTTTCACCGGACATCGTCCTCTCCGATTTCGCTTTGCCCCAGTTCGACGCGCTGGAGGCGATGGCGGTTCTGCGGCACTATCTCCCGGAGGTTCCGTTCATCCTGGTGACGGGGGCCCAGTCGGAAGAGGTGGCGGTGGAGTGCATGAAGCGGGGCGCCGACGACTACATCTTAAAGTCCACGCTCAAGCGCCTGCCCTCGGCCGTTCTGAACGCGGTGAAGGCCCGGGACATCCGTCGCCAGAAAGAAGAGGCCGAAGAAAATTTGCGGGGGCAGGAAGCCCAGGTTCGCCTCATCGCCGAACATTCCCGAGACTTGATTTATCTTTTGGACCAAAAAGGGCAGTTCACCTACGCCAGCCCCTCTTTCGAAAGGTCTCTCGGGCTTTCCCCCAAGGATCTGGTGGGGCGCAAAGGCTTCACCTTGGTCCATCCAGACGATAAAACGGCGGCGCGGGTGGCCTTTCAAGCGGCTTTGGAAAAGCGGATCGACCGCACTGTCCAATTCCGCTACAAGCACAAAAATGGGACCTGGCCGTTGTTTGAATCCATTGTGAGCTGGGCCCTGGACGAGAAAGGGGTCCCGGTCAAGGCAGTGGTGGTGGCGCGAAATGTGGAAGAGCGAAAACGGTTGGAAGAGCAAGTGCGCCAGGCTCAAAAAATGGAGGCCGTGGGGCGCCTCGCGGGGGGCGTTGCTCACGATTTCAATAATTTGCTGACCGTCATCAACGGTTACAGCGACCTGCTTCTGCGTTCCCTCGACCGCATGGATCCGCGCCGCGCCGATGTGGAGGAAATCAAGGAAACCGCCGGCCGGGCCGCGACGTTGACCCAGCAACTTCTGGCCTTTAGCCGCCGGCAGATCACGCAACCCACCGTGTTGGATATGAACCAGGTGGTGGCCAACCTGGAGAAAATGTTGCGGCGGTTGATCGGAGAGAACATTGTTCTTAAAACGGTGCGCGCCCCGGACCTCTGGCGGGTTCGGTTGGACATGGGGCAGTTGGAGCAGGTGTTGTTGAACCTGAGTGTCAATTCCCGGGACGCCATGCCGAGCGGGGGAACCCTCACCGTGGAAACCGCCAACGTGGACGTGCCGGTTCCTCCTCCCGGGGCCCGCGCCGACGTTCCTCCCGGTTCCTACGGGGTTTTGACCGTGACGGATTCGGGGAGCGGAATGGAGGCGGAGACGTTGGCCCATCTCTTTGAGCCTTTTTACACGACAAAGGAAAAAGGGCGCGGAACGGGCCTGGGTCTCTCCACGGTTTACGGGATCGTGCAACAATCCGGCGGCCATATCCGCGTGACGAGCGAGGTCGGGCACGGCACGTGTTTTCGATTGTTCTTTCCGCGGGTGGAGGAGGGGTTGTCCGTTCGGGAAAAAGGGGCGGAAACGGACGAATTCCTCAAGGGCAACGAAACCATTCTTCTGGCGGAGGACGATCGATCGGTTCGGAACCTGGCGGTCCGCATTCTTTCCTTGAGCGGTTACCATGTTCTCGAGGCTTCGAGCGGCGAGGAAGCCCTTCGGGTGGCCCAGGACCAAACGGAGCCCATCGATATTCTGGTCACGGATGTGGTGATGAACGGAATGACGGGACCTGAATTGGCGAGGCAATTCCTCTCTTCTCATCCGGGCACGCGGGTCCTCTATCTCTCCGGCTACATGGAGACGGATACGCACAACAACATTCTCCAAGAAGTGGAATCCTCTTTCCTCGCCAAACCGTTCCGGCCCCGGGACTTGGTTCAACGCGTGCGCCAGGTTTTGGACGGCGTTTTTGAGAAACCCAACAAGCCTGATCCTCCTTCCCCTTCCGCATGA
- a CDS encoding DUF3536 domain-containing protein, which yields MDRFLCVHGHFYQPPRENPWLEDIEVQDSAHPYHDWNQRITAECYGPNAASRVLDGNGRIVEIVDNYREISFNFGPTLLSWMERKQPEIYQRIIEADRASRATRSGHGNAIAQVYNHLIMPLASPRDRDTQIKWGIRDFERRFGRLPEGMWLAETAVDSATLEALADHGIKFTLLSPTQARAIRPVRRTGDRPDGGDPPTGGEWGDVSGGRIDPSRPYLWRSPSGAQMAIFFYDAPISHAVAFEGVLASGDVFAARLLSGFSADRKGPQLMHIATDGESYGHHHRFGDMALAIALKRIRESGAAQLTNYGEFLEKNPPEWEVQIHENSSWSCAHGVERWRSNCGCRLGGHGHWTQEWRTPLRESLNRLSETLDDVFEKRGGEYLREPWLARNHYIDVVLDRSPESLKRFFDTHSVRPLSESAQTDSLRLLEMQRQRLLMFTSCAWFFDEVSGLESTTVLTSAARALQIAAAYPEGARLEVEFIAGLAAAKSNLPEIGNGAVVYERYVKPVSADLPRIASHQALKALWREEKDRGTVYCFDYEFGDRRTERAAGTALSVGQIRVRSQITREVLDAAYAVLHLGGHDFYCVLRASPDMARFRPVLQRLVEVFTTGSMTEVLSLFAQNFEPRVFDLQDLLVEERRHILSAVIEDILARFEGTYRLLVDENKKLMTYLLKACYPMPHAFRLALESVLGRDLHLSLTEFQKDESRTGLLKRVHGDAHMFNVVLNWAGVGQIVQHRLEAHMDLLSKEPTIERGRQCLALLDLTDELELPLSLWAAENAYFSVWHRTLRPQVVAAPDRADHRVYRALADRLRLVA from the coding sequence ATGGATCGATTCCTCTGCGTTCACGGCCACTTTTACCAGCCGCCCCGGGAAAACCCCTGGCTGGAAGACATCGAGGTTCAAGACTCGGCCCACCCTTATCACGATTGGAACCAGCGCATCACGGCCGAATGCTACGGCCCGAACGCCGCCTCGCGCGTTTTGGACGGAAACGGGCGGATTGTTGAAATCGTCGATAACTATCGGGAGATAAGTTTCAATTTCGGGCCCACGCTTCTCTCCTGGATGGAGCGGAAGCAACCCGAGATTTACCAGCGGATTATCGAGGCGGACCGGGCGAGCCGCGCCACCCGTTCGGGGCACGGCAACGCCATCGCCCAAGTGTACAACCACCTCATCATGCCCTTGGCGTCTCCCCGCGACCGGGACACCCAAATCAAATGGGGGATTCGCGATTTTGAACGGCGGTTCGGACGCCTTCCCGAGGGCATGTGGTTGGCGGAAACGGCCGTTGACAGCGCCACCCTGGAAGCCCTGGCCGACCATGGCATTAAATTTACCCTGCTGTCTCCCACCCAGGCCCGGGCCATTCGCCCCGTGCGCCGCACCGGCGACCGGCCGGACGGCGGGGACCCACCGACCGGCGGCGAATGGGGGGACGTTTCGGGCGGGCGCATTGATCCCAGCCGTCCCTACCTGTGGCGGTCGCCGAGCGGGGCCCAGATGGCGATCTTTTTCTACGACGCCCCCATTTCCCACGCGGTCGCTTTCGAGGGGGTGCTGGCCAGCGGGGACGTTTTCGCGGCGCGCCTCCTTTCGGGCTTTTCCGCGGATCGGAAGGGGCCCCAACTGATGCACATCGCCACCGACGGCGAATCTTACGGCCACCACCATCGGTTCGGCGACATGGCCTTGGCCATTGCCTTAAAACGGATTCGCGAGAGCGGGGCGGCCCAGTTGACCAATTACGGGGAGTTCCTGGAAAAGAATCCCCCCGAATGGGAAGTTCAGATCCATGAAAATTCGTCATGGAGCTGCGCCCATGGGGTCGAGCGGTGGCGTTCCAACTGCGGGTGTCGGCTGGGCGGGCACGGCCATTGGACCCAAGAGTGGCGGACGCCGCTTCGGGAATCTCTGAACCGGCTCTCCGAAACGCTGGACGACGTTTTTGAAAAACGCGGGGGCGAGTATCTTCGCGAGCCGTGGTTGGCTCGGAACCATTACATTGACGTCGTCCTGGACCGAAGCCCCGAAAGCTTGAAACGGTTTTTCGACACGCACTCCGTTCGGCCCCTTTCCGAAAGCGCTCAGACGGACTCGCTCCGCCTTTTAGAAATGCAGAGGCAACGGCTTTTGATGTTCACCAGTTGCGCCTGGTTCTTTGACGAGGTGTCGGGTCTGGAAAGCACGACGGTGTTGACCTCGGCCGCGCGGGCGCTTCAAATCGCCGCGGCCTACCCGGAGGGGGCGCGGTTGGAAGTGGAATTCATCGCGGGCCTCGCCGCGGCCAAGAGCAATTTGCCCGAAATCGGTAACGGCGCCGTCGTTTACGAACGCTACGTGAAACCGGTGTCCGCGGACCTTCCCCGGATTGCCTCCCACCAGGCGTTGAAAGCCCTTTGGCGGGAGGAAAAGGATCGAGGAACGGTCTATTGTTTTGATTATGAGTTCGGGGATCGGCGGACCGAACGGGCCGCCGGAACCGCCCTTTCCGTCGGACAAATCCGCGTCCGGTCTCAAATCACCCGGGAGGTCTTGGACGCCGCCTACGCCGTTCTCCATTTGGGGGGCCACGATTTTTATTGCGTTCTTCGGGCCTCGCCGGACATGGCGCGTTTCCGCCCCGTGCTCCAACGGCTGGTGGAGGTTTTTACCACCGGTTCCATGACGGAGGTTTTAAGTTTGTTTGCTCAAAATTTCGAACCGAGAGTCTTCGATTTGCAGGATCTTTTGGTGGAAGAGCGGCGCCACATCCTGAGCGCTGTCATTGAGGACATCCTGGCGCGTTTCGAGGGGACCTATCGGCTTTTGGTGGATGAAAACAAAAAATTGATGACGTATCTTTTAAAGGCCTGTTACCCCATGCCCCACGCTTTTCGCCTTGCCCTGGAATCGGTCTTGGGACGGGATTTGCATCTCAGCCTGACAGAGTTTCAAAAGGACGAGTCCCGCACGGGTTTATTGAAGCGCGTGCACGGGGACGCTCACATGTTCAACGTGGTTCTGAACTGGGCCGGAGTGGGCCAGATCGTTCAGCATCGGTTGGAGGCGCATATGGACCTTCTTTCCAAGGAGCCGACGATCGAGCGCGGTCGCCAATGTTTAGCCCTTCTCGATTTAACCGACGAACTGGAATTGCCCTTATCCTTGTGGGCGGCCGAAAACGCCTACTTCTCCGTTTGGCACCGCACGCTCCGCCCTCAGGTCGTGGCCGCGCCGGACCGGGCCGACCATCGCGTGTACCGCGCCTTGGCCGATCGTCTCCGCCTCGTCGCGTAG
- the tig gene encoding trigger factor — protein MFGWKKKEKPLTSETADGEKAAAPAAVSDGLTVKVKDRAACSVVMSVEVPAVRVQEATEESYRRVQAKVKLPGFRPGKAPLDMVKKNFHDAAWEDAVDHLLRESIYDALTKEKVAGVSAPVVDKIVGEPGKPLRFELKVECAPEAKVKDYAGLPLVKKTPVPLEADIEKRLAEIRESHAKLVLSKDGTVEKKHFVVVDYESFLDGVPVRNGKATQQLIEMGAAQNVEGFTEGLLGAKDGETRDIPVKFPAEHPQKDLAGKTVNFKATVTAIKEKEYPVLDDEFAKDIGAKDLAEVKESVRKDLETGRTRAERQDLEKQVVDELLQRNVFDVPSSQVEERAKQLTERLKEFLKERGATAADWQAQEPKMFEKNPPRGGTPGSAFLYSWEDLGARKSGGVGRGRGRPH, from the coding sequence ATGTTCGGTTGGAAGAAAAAAGAGAAACCTTTAACGAGCGAAACGGCGGATGGGGAAAAGGCCGCGGCGCCGGCGGCGGTGTCCGATGGGCTCACGGTGAAAGTGAAGGACCGGGCGGCCTGTTCGGTGGTCATGAGCGTGGAAGTTCCGGCCGTCAGGGTTCAGGAGGCCACCGAGGAGTCCTATCGCCGCGTTCAGGCGAAAGTGAAGCTCCCGGGATTTCGGCCCGGCAAGGCGCCGCTCGATATGGTCAAAAAGAATTTTCATGACGCGGCGTGGGAAGACGCCGTGGATCATCTGTTGCGGGAATCGATTTACGACGCGCTCACAAAGGAGAAGGTGGCCGGGGTGAGCGCGCCCGTGGTGGATAAAATTGTCGGGGAACCGGGGAAGCCCCTGCGTTTCGAACTGAAGGTTGAGTGCGCGCCGGAAGCGAAAGTGAAGGACTACGCGGGCCTTCCGTTGGTGAAGAAAACCCCCGTTCCGCTGGAGGCGGACATCGAAAAACGCCTAGCGGAGATTCGGGAGAGCCATGCGAAGCTGGTCCTTTCCAAAGACGGGACGGTTGAAAAGAAGCATTTTGTGGTGGTGGATTACGAAAGCTTTCTCGACGGGGTTCCGGTCCGGAACGGAAAGGCCACCCAGCAGTTGATCGAAATGGGAGCGGCCCAAAACGTGGAAGGGTTCACGGAGGGGCTTTTGGGGGCGAAGGATGGGGAAACGCGGGATATCCCCGTGAAGTTTCCTGCGGAACATCCCCAGAAGGATCTCGCGGGGAAAACCGTGAACTTCAAAGCCACCGTGACGGCCATCAAAGAAAAAGAATATCCGGTTTTGGACGACGAGTTCGCCAAGGATATCGGGGCGAAGGATCTGGCGGAGGTCAAAGAAAGCGTCCGCAAGGATCTCGAGACCGGACGCACGCGGGCCGAACGGCAGGACCTTGAAAAACAGGTGGTGGATGAACTCCTCCAGCGGAACGTCTTCGACGTGCCGTCGTCCCAGGTGGAGGAGCGGGCCAAGCAGTTGACGGAACGGCTGAAGGAATTTTTGAAAGAACGCGGGGCGACGGCGGCGGATTGGCAGGCCCAGGAACCCAAGATGTTCGAAAAAAACCCGCCCCGAGGCGGAACGCCAGGTTCGGCTTTCCTATATTCTTGGGAAGATCTTGGAGCAAGAAAAAGTGGCGGTGTCGGACGAGGACGTGGACGCCCACATTGA
- a CDS encoding response regulator: protein MRDLASQTLGAAGYEVETAASGDEALERFSGNVEIVLTDLDMPGSVNGVELTRRVRAKSTTDVLIMTGFPDLSTAIQAVREGAYDYLVKPFSPDTLRMAIDRCASKRGLFKELERERALREELDRAYTELSSMQKVRDLFGQFTTPEVARFVLDHPDDFWKRGQRREVTILFADVRGFTPYAGRVSPEEAVRALNQIFEVLVDAIQERGGVVNKFLGDGLMAIFGAPQDLPDHAAAAARAALKARTILQFIGSSVPGEEALAVGFALNTGEVLAGCVGSKERTEYSVIGSAVNLAARIEKVSGPREIIMGPETAASVQAFFELDPKGAVKFAGFPEPVPLWSLIAPKPGAFPALR from the coding sequence ATGCGCGATCTGGCCTCCCAAACGCTCGGAGCGGCGGGCTACGAGGTGGAGACCGCCGCCAGCGGGGACGAGGCGTTGGAGCGGTTTTCGGGGAACGTCGAAATCGTTTTGACGGACCTCGATATGCCGGGTTCGGTGAACGGGGTGGAACTCACGCGCCGGGTTCGGGCGAAAAGCACCACCGACGTCCTCATCATGACCGGGTTCCCGGACCTTTCCACGGCCATCCAAGCCGTGCGCGAGGGGGCTTACGATTATTTGGTCAAGCCGTTTTCTCCCGACACCCTCCGCATGGCCATCGACCGGTGCGCGTCGAAGCGCGGTCTTTTCAAGGAATTGGAGCGGGAGCGGGCTCTGCGCGAAGAATTGGATCGCGCCTACACGGAACTTTCCTCCATGCAGAAAGTTCGGGACCTCTTCGGTCAGTTCACGACCCCGGAAGTGGCCAGGTTCGTCCTCGATCATCCCGATGATTTTTGGAAACGGGGCCAACGGCGGGAGGTGACCATTCTGTTCGCCGACGTGCGCGGGTTTACCCCCTACGCCGGGCGCGTTTCTCCCGAAGAGGCGGTGCGCGCGCTCAACCAAATCTTCGAGGTTCTGGTGGACGCCATTCAGGAACGGGGCGGCGTGGTGAATAAATTTTTGGGAGACGGGTTGATGGCCATCTTCGGCGCGCCTCAGGATTTGCCGGACCACGCGGCGGCCGCCGCCCGGGCGGCCCTCAAGGCGCGGACCATTCTTCAATTCATCGGCTCGTCTGTCCCCGGCGAAGAGGCGTTGGCGGTCGGGTTCGCTTTGAACACGGGGGAGGTTCTGGCCGGGTGTGTGGGGTCCAAGGAACGGACGGAATACAGCGTGATCGGGTCCGCCGTGAACCTGGCGGCGCGGATCGAGAAAGTGAGCGGGCCGCGGGAAATCATCATGGGTCCCGAAACGGCGGCCAGCGTCCAAGCGTTTTTTGAGTTGGACCCCAAGGGGGCGGTGAAGTTCGCCGGTTTTCCTGAACCCGTGCCGTTGTGGTCGTTGATCGCGCCCAAGCCGGGCGCCTTTCCGGCGCTTCGCTGA
- a CDS encoding RluA family pseudouridine synthase → MEILYQDERVFVVHKPTGQNVIPGRGPESGPCLKDEAAAHFGGKVFVVHRIDRETSGIVLFARDAAAHRFLNGAFEGRHIQKEYLAAVQGDPAPAKGSVGVPLRLFGSGRVAAGPGGKPCRTDYETWARWEGGALLLVRPVTGRRHQIRAHLAGIGHPVLGDPLYGPPPRPVGGAPRLMLHAGRLAFPHPDGGTRTVCCDPPEAFRAFVRIVAKSEIVYPTEVKMGAL, encoded by the coding sequence GTGGAAATCCTTTATCAGGACGAAAGAGTTTTTGTTGTCCATAAACCCACGGGTCAAAACGTGATTCCAGGGAGGGGGCCGGAGTCGGGGCCCTGCCTGAAAGACGAAGCCGCGGCCCATTTCGGCGGGAAGGTTTTTGTGGTTCACCGCATTGACCGAGAAACGAGCGGGATCGTTTTGTTCGCCCGGGACGCGGCGGCCCACCGGTTTTTGAACGGCGCCTTTGAGGGCCGTCATATCCAGAAGGAATACCTGGCCGCCGTCCAGGGAGATCCCGCGCCGGCAAAGGGAAGCGTGGGGGTTCCCCTCCGCCTGTTCGGTTCCGGTCGGGTGGCCGCCGGTCCGGGGGGAAAACCATGCCGGACGGATTACGAGACCTGGGCGCGCTGGGAGGGCGGGGCGCTCCTTCTTGTCCGGCCCGTGACCGGACGCCGGCACCAGATTCGGGCGCACCTGGCGGGAATCGGCCACCCGGTGTTGGGCGATCCGTTGTACGGACCGCCGCCTCGGCCCGTCGGAGGGGCGCCGCGGTTGATGTTGCACGCGGGCCGACTGGCTTTTCCGCACCCCGACGGAGGGACGCGAACCGTCTGTTGCGATCCGCCGGAGGCGTTTCGCGCGTTCGTTCGCATTGTCGCGAAATCGGAAATTGTGTATCCTACCGAAGTGAAAATGGGAGCCCTATGA